In Embleya scabrispora, the DNA window CGATTCCCGCCGCCTCGTTCCTCGAAAACGACGTCTGCAAGGGAGGTTTCGCCACGCGGATCGACCTGGAGAAGCTCTCGGTCACGCCCGGCCTGCCGGACGCCGAGGACCGGGAGCTGCTGCCGACGACCACGCTCAAGTACGTGGCGTGCCATACCGAGTCGGGTACCGACGCCGACCGTCCGGTCACGGCCGAGCTGCGGTTCCTGGATCCCCGAGCCGTCGCGGGCCTGGTGAGCAGCCCCGACGCGAGCGCCGCGGAATGCCGTACCGCCGCCCGCACCGCGGCATTGCCCAGTTCGGTGCCGCTGACCGTGCTCAATTCGAGCGTCGCGGCGGGCAAGGTGGGGTTCTGCGTCGAGACCACTCGGCAGACCCTGGTGCTGGTGTGGCTCACCGGGGTCCGGGACGCGGACGCCGGACACGGCCTGCGTACCTTCACCATCGCCGCCACCCAGTGGAAGCCCGGATCGTGACGGCGCCCCGACCACGGCGCCGGCGGTCACCGCTCCGCGCCGGGGCGCACCGGATCCCCGTGGAGCACGACGGAGCCCGGGTGGCGCACACCTATATATAGGGGTGCGCCCGGCGCGACTTTCGACGCGAGGGAATCCGCTTTCCCGACGGCCCGGATCGTGATAACACCGGCCCTTTCCCGGGGCCCCGTCTTCCGGAAGGATGTCTTCCGTGCCGGTGTCCTTCGAAAGGGCGGCAAATAGCCCCTCGCAGGGGTGAAAGTGGCGCGGGTCACAACTCCGGATGTGGCCTGGATCGCATTCGGCATACTTTTCCGGCCGGTGGCGGTCCGCTCTCGCAGCGTACATATGCCCAGGTTGGAAAGGGTGTCCCGGCCTGCTGCCGGCCGGTTATACCCGCTGTGCCCACCGACTGCCACGGTCGTATTTGTGATGCCGCTCACTCCACACGTGTAAGTCGGACATAAAGGTGTTTAAGGCTCCCCCGAAATACCGGACCCGAGGCGCTCACACCCGTGCTCGATCGATCGCAGACGGTGATAATTCGACACTGGGTCACCGGGCGAACGCGCAGCGTGTAGAGCCGGTGGTCAAAACGGGCAAAAGGTTCCCAGGTTTGCGGCCCGGTAAACGCGAATCCGGCCCGGAAGGGGCTCCCGAGCGGTGCGCCCGGCTTTTCCGCTACCTATCCTGACCTGCGTAAATGCAAGAGCGGGTTGATAAGGGCCGGATCACCTGTTTATGGTCCTGGCGATGTGCAAATCGCACCTCCTGGGTTCTCGCCGGCACGGCATGGCGGAACTCGCGGTCTGGGAGGGCCGCGGGGTTGCGGCATCGGACATCACGCCTGTGGCGTGAACGTTCGGTTCCGGACGGGGGTGATCCGCAAGGATCGCGCCGGTCCATCCGCCCCAGGGGAATTCCGAGAGGAATGTATGTCTCTCCGCAACGCTTTCGGTCGCACCAACACGCACCGCGGCATGGGCCGTACCCAGCGCCGCCTGCGCACCGCGACCATCGTCGGCGTCGTCGCCGCCACCCCGCTCGTCGGGCTCGCGACCGCGACCTCGGCCGGCGCTGCCACGACGTCCACCTGGGACAAGGTCGCCGAGTGCGAGAGCGGTGGCAACTGGTCCATCAACACCGGCAACGGCTACTACGGCGGTCTGCAGTTCACGCAGAGCACGTGGCGCGCCAACGGCGGTACCGGCAGCCCGCAGGGCGCCTCGAAGGCCGAGCAGATCCGGGTCGCCGAGAACGTGCTCAAGTCCCAGGGTCCGGGCGCCTGGCCGGTGTGCTCGAAGAAGGCCGGTCTGACCCGCGGTGGCGGCAGCCCCGACTCGGGCAGCACCACCCCGAAGAAGGCGTCGACTCCGAAGAGCACGACTTCGAAGACCACGCCGAAGAAGGCCGCCGTCGCGCCGCAGAGCGAGACGCCGAAGAAGTCCGCTCCGGTCACCAAGTCGGAGCCGACGACCGCCAAGGTCGAGACCACCACCACGGCGACCGAGGGCACCTACGTCGTCAAGACCGGTGACACCCTCAGTGCGATCGCCGCGGCGAACAACGTGAGCGGTGGCTGGCAGTCGCTGTACGCGAAGAACCAGGGCGTGGTCGGCACCAACCCCGACATGATCCTCCCGGGCCAGAAGCTGGTCCTGCGCTAGAACCACCCGGGGCCGGGTGTCCCGAACGGTTCGGCGTACGCCGTGTGACGATCGCGACGCGGTGCACGGCGGTCGAGTGAAGAGCGCGAAGACGGTCGGGGGCGGCCGCATCTCCTGTGTGCACACCGGGAGATGCGGTCGCCTCCGGTCGTTGGGAAAGCGGTTGAGGGAAAGACGGCCGCCTGCGGCCGTCGCGGGGACATGTTTCCGGTTCGTTCACCACGGCACCGGCAGCACTACGGCGTGCCGTGGAGGGGACGGAACGTCGCGGGGACCCCGGGCCTGTCTTCGACAGGCCCCGGCGGTCCGTCGGTCGGCCCGGGCGGCACCGTCAGGTGCGGCCCGGGCCGCGCTGCGTCGCGGCCGCCTCGGCGGCGCACAGGGACTCCAGGCGGCGGGCGATCGAGGCCGCGCGCTCGACCAGCAGTCGCGCACGCTCGTGCTCCGCGTCGCTCCACTCGCCGGGGTCCGCGCGATGGCCGCCCGGATGATGACCGTTGTTGCCCATAACCGCTTGGTTCCCACCTGATGGGGAAAATCATTCACGATGTGCCGGCCGATCACTCGTGACGCCGATCACGTCCACCACCGAGGCGGGGCGTACACCTCTGCGGGAGGCCGCCCGTTCGGGCCACACTGGCGACCATGACGACTTTGATCGCCGGGGCGAACATCCCGGTTCCCGCGGGTCCGTTGACCCTGGTGATCCGCCGTACGGCGGACGCGCCGAGTGTGGACGCCTCGGCGCTGCTGCTCGGATCGCACGGCAAGGTGCGTACGGACGCCGACTTCGTGTTCTACAACCAGCCGACCGGCGCGGACGGCGCCGTGCGCCACGTCGGTGCGCACGCCGAGGGCGAGAGTGTGCGGGTCGATCCCGGTGCGCTGCCCGGTGATGTGGAGCGGGTGGTGCTGGCCGCCTCCGTGCACGAGGGCACGTTCGCCGGGGTGGGCGGGCTGACACTGGTGGCGCTGGACGCCGCGGGCGCGGTCGCCGCGACCTTCGAGGTGCGGGCGGGCGGCGCCGAGACGGTGATGGTGCTCGGCGAGTTGTACCGGCGGCAGGGCGCGTGGAAGTTGCGCGCGATCGGGCAGGGGTACGACAGCGGGCTGGCCGGGCTCGCGAGTGATTACGGCGTGGACGTGGGCGAGGAGGACGACGCCGCGGCGGACGGAGCGCCGGTCGAGGCCGCGGCCGCGGTGCCCGTCGGGACGCTGCCGGTGGTGCCGGTGGGCGGTCCGCCGTTGGGTGTCACGCCC includes these proteins:
- a CDS encoding transglycosylase family protein, which produces MSLRNAFGRTNTHRGMGRTQRRLRTATIVGVVAATPLVGLATATSAGAATTSTWDKVAECESGGNWSINTGNGYYGGLQFTQSTWRANGGTGSPQGASKAEQIRVAENVLKSQGPGAWPVCSKKAGLTRGGGSPDSGSTTPKKASTPKSTTSKTTPKKAAVAPQSETPKKSAPVTKSEPTTAKVETTTTATEGTYVVKTGDTLSAIAAANNVSGGWQSLYAKNQGVVGTNPDMILPGQKLVLR